The Roseococcus microcysteis genome contains a region encoding:
- the rpiB gene encoding ribose 5-phosphate isomerase B gives MIIAIGSDHAGLPLKQALKTALEAQGHSVLDAGTHGPDSVDYPDFAHAVSRQVAAGCARFGVLVCGSGIGMAIAANRHPGIRAAVLHDATEARLTRAHNDANIACFGARTLGVEVALDALTAFLATTYEGGRHDNRLAKLAPTG, from the coding sequence ATGATCATCGCCATCGGCTCCGACCATGCCGGCCTGCCGCTGAAGCAGGCCCTCAAGACCGCGCTGGAGGCCCAGGGCCATTCGGTGCTCGACGCCGGGACCCATGGCCCCGACAGCGTGGACTATCCGGACTTCGCCCATGCGGTGTCGCGCCAGGTGGCGGCCGGCTGCGCGCGCTTCGGCGTGCTGGTCTGCGGCAGCGGCATCGGCATGGCGATCGCGGCCAACCGCCACCCCGGCATCCGCGCCGCCGTCCTGCATGATGCCACCGAGGCGCGGCTGACCCGCGCGCACAATGACGCCAACATCGCCTGCTTCGGCGCCCGCACCCTGGGGGTGGAGGTGGCGCTGGACGCGCTGACCGCCTTCCTCGCCACCACCTATGAGGGCGGGCGGCATGACAACCGCTTGGCCAAGCTCGCCCCCACAGGCTGA
- the glyA gene encoding serine hydroxymethyltransferase yields MNESTARFLPARFFQAPVAESDPEIAAAIGQELTRQQDGIELIASENIVSRAVLEAQGSVLTNKYAEGYPGRRYYGGCEYVDVAETLAIERAKQLFGAQFANVQPHSGASANLAVFFALLQPGDSFLAMDLAAGGHLTHGAPVNFSGKWFKPIAYGVREADGLLDYETMERLAREHRPKLIIAGGSAYSREIDFARFRAVADEVGAILMVDMAHYAGLVAAGAYPSPVPHAHVTTTTTHKTLRGPRGGLVLTNDEAIAKKINSAMFPGLQGGPLMHVIAAKAVAFGEALRPEFRAYAKQVVANARALADELVKGGLAIVSGGTDSHLMLVDLRPKSLTGKAAEAALGRAHLTCNKNAIPFDPAKPMVTSGIRLGTPAGTTRGFTETEFREVGRMIVRVLDGLSQANDPEANSAVEQAVAKDVKALCARFPIY; encoded by the coding sequence ATGAACGAGAGCACCGCCCGCTTCCTCCCCGCCCGCTTCTTCCAGGCGCCCGTGGCGGAAAGCGACCCCGAGATCGCCGCCGCCATCGGCCAGGAGCTGACGCGCCAGCAGGACGGCATCGAGCTGATCGCCTCCGAGAATATCGTCAGCCGCGCCGTGCTGGAAGCGCAGGGCTCGGTGCTGACCAACAAGTATGCCGAGGGCTATCCCGGCCGGCGCTATTATGGCGGCTGCGAATATGTGGACGTGGCCGAGACGCTCGCCATCGAGCGCGCGAAGCAGCTCTTCGGCGCGCAATTCGCCAATGTGCAGCCGCACAGCGGCGCCAGCGCGAACCTGGCCGTGTTCTTCGCCCTGCTCCAGCCGGGTGACAGCTTCCTGGCGATGGACCTGGCGGCGGGCGGGCACCTGACCCATGGCGCGCCGGTGAACTTCTCCGGCAAGTGGTTCAAGCCCATCGCCTATGGCGTGCGCGAGGCCGATGGCCTGCTGGACTACGAGACGATGGAGCGCCTGGCGCGCGAGCACCGGCCCAAGCTGATCATCGCCGGTGGTTCCGCCTATTCGCGCGAGATTGATTTCGCCCGCTTCCGCGCCGTGGCCGATGAGGTGGGCGCCATCCTGATGGTGGACATGGCGCATTACGCGGGGCTGGTGGCGGCGGGCGCCTACCCCTCGCCCGTGCCGCACGCGCATGTGACGACCACCACCACCCACAAGACCTTGCGCGGCCCGCGCGGCGGCCTCGTGCTGACCAATGACGAGGCCATCGCGAAGAAGATCAATTCCGCGATGTTCCCGGGCCTGCAGGGCGGGCCGCTGATGCATGTCATCGCAGCCAAGGCCGTGGCCTTCGGCGAGGCGCTGCGCCCCGAATTCCGCGCCTATGCGAAGCAGGTGGTGGCCAATGCCCGCGCGCTGGCCGATGAGCTGGTGAAGGGTGGCCTCGCCATCGTCTCGGGCGGCACGGACAGCCACCTGATGCTGGTGGACCTCCGCCCCAAGAGCCTGACGGGCAAGGCGGCGGAGGCAGCGCTGGGCCGCGCGCACCTCACCTGCAACAAGAACGCCATCCCCTTCGACCCCGCCAAGCCCATGGTGACGAGCGGCATCCGCCTCGGCACCCCCGCCGGCACCACGCGCGGCTTCACGGAGACGGAGTTCCGCGAGGTGGGCCGCATGATCGTGCGCGTGCTGGACGGGCTTTCCCAGGCGAACGACCCCGAGGCGAACAGCGCGGTGGAGCAGGCGGTGGCCAAGGATGTGAAGGCGCTCTGCGCCCGCTTCCCGATCTACTGA
- the nrdR gene encoding transcriptional regulator NrdR, which produces MRCPYCGNDDTQVKDSRPSEDGSSIRRRRFCPACGNRFTTFERVQLKELVVTKSDGRRVPFDRDKMAKSIRIACRKRPVDDERIERVVNGIQRRLEMETEAEIPSRRIGEMVMEALRGVDEVAYVRFASVYQNFSEAKDFGAFLSDLEKP; this is translated from the coding sequence ATGCGCTGCCCCTACTGCGGTAACGACGACACCCAGGTGAAGGACAGCCGCCCCTCCGAGGACGGCTCCTCCATCCGTCGCCGCCGCTTCTGCCCCGCCTGCGGCAACCGCTTCACCACCTTCGAGCGCGTGCAGCTCAAGGAACTCGTCGTCACGAAATCCGATGGCCGCCGCGTGCCCTTCGACCGCGACAAGATGGCGAAGTCCATCCGCATCGCCTGCCGCAAGCGCCCCGTGGATGATGAACGGATCGAGCGCGTGGTGAACGGCATCCAGCGCCGCCTGGAGATGGAGACCGAGGCCGAAATCCCCTCCCGCCGCATCGGCGAGATGGTGATGGAGGCGCTGCGCGGCGTGGACGAGGTGGCCTATGTCCGCTTCGCCTCCGTCTACCAGAATTTCTCCGAGGCAAAGGATTTCGGCGCCTTCCTCAGCGACCTCGAGAAGCCCTGA
- the ribD gene encoding bifunctional diaminohydroxyphosphoribosylaminopyrimidine deaminase/5-amino-6-(5-phosphoribosylamino)uracil reductase RibD, whose protein sequence is MAAEDEAHMRAALRLAARGLGNTWPNPAVGCVLVRDGQVVGRGWTQPGGRPHAEVEALTRAGEAARGATAYVTLEPCSHYGRTPPCCDALIRAGVSRVVVAMRDPDARVDGRGFRRLREAGIAVEEGLFGAEAARLNAGFVNRITQGRPLVTLKLAATLDGRIATATGESRWITGAEARRAVHALRARHDAVMVGSGTVIADDPDLTCRIAGLDPVPMLRVVADARLRTPPGARLVRDAPAHPTWLLTGSGHRPSALSPYIRAGVQVISIRRAPGGGLQPRGMLAALGTRGVTRVLVEGGAGLAAGLLAAGLVDRLVWFHAPGVMGAEGWPSAGPLHVAPLARMPRFRRVSVAAVGEDVMTEFEKEPG, encoded by the coding sequence GTGGCGGCGGAGGACGAGGCCCATATGCGCGCCGCACTCCGGCTCGCGGCGCGGGGCCTTGGCAACACCTGGCCCAACCCGGCGGTCGGCTGCGTGCTGGTGCGTGACGGCCAGGTGGTGGGCCGCGGCTGGACCCAGCCCGGCGGCCGCCCCCATGCCGAGGTGGAGGCGCTGACCCGCGCCGGCGAGGCCGCCCGTGGCGCCACCGCCTATGTCACCCTCGAACCCTGCTCCCATTACGGCCGCACGCCGCCCTGCTGCGACGCGCTGATTCGCGCCGGCGTCTCGCGCGTGGTGGTCGCCATGCGCGACCCCGACGCCCGCGTGGATGGCCGCGGCTTCCGCCGCCTGCGCGAGGCCGGCATCGCGGTGGAGGAAGGCCTGTTCGGCGCCGAGGCCGCGCGGCTGAACGCGGGCTTCGTGAACCGCATCACCCAGGGCCGGCCGCTCGTCACGCTCAAGCTCGCCGCCACGCTGGACGGGCGCATCGCCACCGCCACCGGGGAAAGCCGCTGGATCACGGGCGCCGAGGCCCGCCGCGCCGTCCATGCCCTGCGGGCGCGCCATGACGCGGTGATGGTGGGCAGCGGCACCGTCATCGCCGATGACCCGGACCTGACCTGCCGCATCGCGGGGCTCGATCCCGTGCCCATGCTGCGCGTGGTGGCCGATGCGCGGCTGCGCACGCCCCCCGGCGCGCGCCTGGTGCGCGACGCCCCCGCCCACCCCACATGGCTGCTGACGGGTTCGGGCCATCGCCCTTCCGCGCTTTCGCCCTATATCCGCGCGGGCGTGCAGGTGATCAGCATCCGCCGCGCGCCGGGGGGCGGTTTGCAGCCGCGGGGCATGCTGGCCGCGCTCGGCACCCGGGGCGTCACGCGGGTGCTGGTGGAAGGCGGCGCGGGGCTGGCCGCCGGGCTGCTGGCCGCGGGGCTGGTGGACCGGCTGGTCTGGTTCCACGCTCCCGGCGTGATGGGGGCGGAGGGCTGGCCCAGCGCGGGCCCCTTGCACGTCGCGCCGCTGGCGCGCATGCCCCGTTTCCGGCGCGTGTCGGTGGCCGCGGTGGGCGAGGATGTGATGACCGAGTTCGAAAAGGAGCCTGGCTGA
- a CDS encoding riboflavin synthase produces MFTGIVTALGSLREVQPIGGGHDMRLVIGVEPDFLAGAVVGCSIACSGACLTAVDLYADSFSANASAETLSKTTLGAWKPGRRINLERSLKLGDELGGHLMSGHVDGVGEVLSATPENASVRWRFRAPAHVAPHIAVKGSIAIDGVSLTVNEVDGLEFGVNIIPHTAAVTSFGTLQPGDAVNLEIDTLARYVARLMEFRA; encoded by the coding sequence ATGTTCACGGGGATCGTCACGGCGCTGGGCAGCCTGCGCGAGGTGCAGCCCATCGGCGGCGGGCACGACATGCGCCTGGTCATCGGCGTGGAGCCGGACTTCCTGGCCGGCGCGGTGGTGGGCTGTTCCATCGCCTGCTCCGGCGCCTGTCTCACGGCGGTGGACCTCTATGCCGACAGCTTCTCCGCCAATGCCAGCGCCGAGACGCTGTCCAAGACCACGCTCGGCGCCTGGAAGCCCGGGCGGCGCATCAATCTGGAGCGGTCCCTCAAGCTCGGCGACGAGCTGGGCGGGCACCTCATGTCCGGCCATGTGGACGGGGTGGGCGAGGTGCTCTCCGCCACGCCGGAGAACGCCTCGGTGCGCTGGCGCTTCCGCGCGCCGGCCCATGTGGCCCCGCATATCGCGGTGAAGGGCAGCATCGCCATTGATGGCGTCTCCCTGACGGTCAATGAGGTTGACGGGCTGGAATTCGGGGTGAACATCATCCCCCACACCGCCGCCGTGACCAGCTTCGGCACGCTGCAGCCCGGCGACGCGGTGAACCTCGAAATCGACACGCTGGCGCGCTACGTGGCCCGCCTGATGGAGTTCCGCGCGTGA
- the ribB gene encoding 3,4-dihydroxy-2-butanone-4-phosphate synthase, with protein MSVQTTTTSLHEFITPTEELLEEARRGRMFILVDDEDRENEGDLVIPAQFATPDAINFMARHARGLICLAMTRQRVEQLGLPLMAQSNGTRHQTAFTVSIEARDGVTTGISAADRARTVAVAINPELGREHIVTPGHVFPLVAREGGTLVRAGHTEAAVDFARLAGLNPSGVICEIMNDDGTMARLPDLVAFAQHHGLKLGTIADLIAHRRRTERMAKRVEEGTIRNAIGGEWKLYVYESGLERGEHIALVKGDITGPEPVLARMHAGNLLNDMVVGRSIFELHAAMEAIAAEGRGVVVILRDWRRDGLSSQLRAERLPSGQPMLRDYGIGAQILADLGVTDIIRLSNHPRPLVGLEGWGLRVVETRPLAGEKQR; from the coding sequence GTGAGCGTCCAGACCACCACCACCAGCCTGCATGAATTCATCACCCCCACCGAGGAGCTGCTCGAGGAGGCGCGGCGCGGCCGCATGTTCATCCTGGTGGATGACGAGGACCGCGAGAATGAGGGTGACCTCGTCATCCCCGCCCAGTTCGCGACCCCCGACGCCATCAACTTCATGGCCCGCCACGCGCGCGGGCTGATCTGCCTCGCCATGACGCGGCAGCGGGTGGAGCAGCTTGGGCTGCCGCTGATGGCGCAGTCCAATGGCACGCGGCACCAGACGGCCTTCACCGTCTCCATCGAGGCGCGCGACGGCGTGACCACCGGCATCAGCGCCGCCGACCGCGCGCGCACCGTCGCCGTCGCCATCAACCCGGAACTGGGGCGCGAGCACATCGTAACCCCGGGCCATGTCTTCCCGCTCGTGGCGCGCGAGGGCGGCACGCTGGTCCGCGCCGGCCACACCGAGGCGGCCGTGGACTTCGCGCGGCTGGCGGGCCTCAACCCCTCGGGCGTGATCTGCGAGATCATGAACGATGACGGCACCATGGCCCGCCTGCCGGACCTGGTGGCCTTCGCGCAGCACCATGGCCTGAAGCTCGGCACCATCGCGGACCTGATCGCCCATCGCCGCCGCACCGAGCGCATGGCCAAGCGCGTGGAGGAGGGCACCATCCGCAACGCCATCGGCGGCGAATGGAAGCTCTATGTCTATGAATCCGGCCTGGAGCGGGGCGAGCACATCGCCCTGGTGAAGGGCGACATCACCGGGCCGGAGCCGGTCCTGGCCCGGATGCACGCGGGCAACCTGCTGAACGACATGGTGGTGGGGCGCTCGATCTTCGAGCTGCACGCGGCCATGGAGGCCATCGCGGCCGAGGGGCGCGGCGTGGTCGTCATCCTGCGCGACTGGCGGCGCGACGGGCTGTCCAGCCAGCTCCGCGCCGAGCGCCTGCCCTCGGGCCAGCCCATGCTGCGCGACTATGGCATCGGCGCGCAGATCCTGGCCGATCTGGGCGTCACCGACATCATCCGCCTGTCCAACCACCCGCGCCCGCTGGTGGGGCTGGAGGGCTGGGGGCTGCGCGTGGTCGAGACGCGGCCGCTCGCCGGGGAAAAACAGCGATGA
- the ribH gene encoding 6,7-dimethyl-8-ribityllumazine synthase, whose product MSTADAPARETIRLDGPAPRLLLIQAPYYAEIVGGMRAGVERVAAEAGATLEVVDVAGAYELPATLRMALNAAPNPAPRWDAYVLLGCVIRGETDHYDHICREAMSGVMQISAETGAAIGCGLLTVHTEAQAIARSRDDHHNKGAEAAQAALMQLGLRRRWGLA is encoded by the coding sequence ATGAGCACCGCCGACGCCCCCGCCCGCGAGACCATTCGCCTCGACGGCCCCGCCCCCCGCCTGCTGCTGATCCAGGCGCCCTACTACGCCGAGATCGTGGGCGGCATGCGCGCCGGCGTGGAGCGCGTGGCCGCCGAGGCCGGCGCGACCCTGGAGGTGGTGGACGTGGCCGGCGCCTATGAACTGCCCGCCACCCTCCGCATGGCGCTGAACGCCGCGCCCAACCCCGCCCCCCGCTGGGACGCCTATGTGCTGCTGGGCTGCGTCATCCGCGGCGAGACGGACCATTACGACCACATCTGCCGCGAGGCGATGTCGGGCGTGATGCAGATCTCCGCCGAAACCGGGGCCGCCATCGGCTGCGGCCTGCTGACCGTCCACACCGAGGCCCAGGCCATCGCCCGCTCGCGCGACGACCACCACAACAAGGGCGCCGAGGCCGCGCAGGCCGCGCTCATGCAGCTGGGCCTGCGGCGCCGCTGGGGGCTCGCGTGA
- the nusB gene encoding transcription antitermination factor NusB produces the protein MKARPPQNPARPRTGARVAAVQALFQAEQSGESVETVLDQFVRHRLGSIPGQEGFEDGRVEAADVSLFARVLRGAATNPDDLDQVITQHLAQGWALNRLDPVLRAILRAAGGEMRDMGGPPARVVIKEYMDIAHGFFGGEEPRFCNGVLDAMARSFRAEEFARQ, from the coding sequence GTGAAGGCGCGCCCGCCGCAGAATCCCGCCCGCCCCCGCACGGGCGCGCGCGTGGCCGCCGTCCAGGCGCTGTTCCAGGCCGAGCAATCGGGCGAGAGCGTGGAGACGGTGCTGGACCAGTTCGTCCGCCACCGCCTGGGCTCCATCCCCGGCCAGGAGGGTTTCGAGGATGGCCGCGTCGAGGCCGCCGATGTCTCGCTCTTCGCCCGCGTGCTGCGCGGCGCCGCCACCAACCCCGATGACCTCGACCAGGTCATCACCCAGCACCTGGCCCAGGGCTGGGCGCTGAACCGCCTTGACCCCGTGCTGCGCGCCATCCTGCGCGCCGCCGGGGGCGAGATGCGCGACATGGGCGGCCCGCCCGCCCGCGTCGTCATCAAGGAGTACATGGACATTGCCCATGGCTTCTTCGGCGGCGAGGAACCCCGCTTCTGCAACGGCGTGCTGGACGCCATGGCCCGCAGCTTCCGGGCGGAGGAGTTCGCGCGGCAGTGA
- the thiL gene encoding thiamine-phosphate kinase, translated as MSLPPEFSLIGRHFRPLAGEGALDLADDAALLTPPAGQELVLAADAMVAGVHFLPDDPAETIGRKLLRVNLSDLAAMGADPLGYLMTVALPRGTQDDWVAGFAAGLLEDQREFGLSVLGGDTVSTPGPLTLSLTILGTVPRGQALRREGALAGDDLWVSGRIGDGWLGLRAARGERPDPDGALARRYRLPEPRLALGRALRGLAHAAMDVSDGLLQDLSHLCRAGGLAAEVEAARVPVSDPMAPIAALVTGGDDYELLFAAAPQDRARIEAAAAAARTPVMRLGRFTQGEPRVTLRDADGADITPATLGWSHL; from the coding sequence GTGAGCCTGCCCCCGGAGTTCTCCCTCATCGGCCGTCACTTCCGGCCGCTGGCGGGGGAAGGGGCGCTGGACCTCGCCGATGACGCGGCGCTGCTGACCCCGCCCGCGGGCCAGGAACTGGTGCTGGCCGCCGATGCCATGGTGGCCGGCGTGCATTTCCTGCCCGATGACCCGGCTGAGACCATCGGGCGCAAGCTGCTGCGCGTGAACCTCTCAGACCTCGCGGCCATGGGCGCGGACCCGCTGGGCTACCTCATGACGGTGGCCCTGCCCCGCGGCACGCAAGATGACTGGGTGGCGGGCTTCGCCGCCGGGCTGCTGGAGGATCAGCGGGAATTCGGGCTTTCCGTGCTGGGGGGCGACACCGTGTCCACGCCCGGGCCGCTCACCCTGTCGCTGACCATCCTCGGCACCGTCCCGCGCGGACAGGCGCTGCGGCGGGAGGGCGCGCTTGCGGGCGATGACCTCTGGGTCAGCGGGCGCATCGGGGATGGCTGGCTCGGCCTGCGCGCGGCGCGGGGCGAGCGTCCGGACCCCGATGGCGCCCTGGCCCGCCGCTACCGCCTGCCGGAGCCGCGCCTCGCCCTGGGGCGCGCGCTGCGGGGCCTGGCCCATGCCGCCATGGATGTCTCGGACGGGCTGTTGCAGGACCTCTCCCACCTCTGCCGCGCGGGGGGCCTGGCGGCCGAGGTCGAGGCCGCCCGCGTGCCCGTCTCCGACCCCATGGCCCCCATCGCCGCCCTGGTGACGGGCGGCGACGACTACGAGCTCCTCTTCGCCGCCGCCCCGCAGGACCGCGCCCGCATCGAGGCCGCGGCCGCCGCAGCCCGCACGCCCGTCATGCGCCTGGGTCGCTTCACCCAAGGCGAACCCCGTGTGACGCTGCGCGACGCGGACGGGGCCGACATCACGCCCGCGACCCTGGGCTGGAGCCATCTGTGA
- a CDS encoding MFS transporter: protein MSDIEDRAMKATVWRLFFCQALMNATMIGQVAMGALIGHSLSGDAALATLPMAVQMTAVMAISIPASFVFSRYGRRTGFFLGAVLSILGSVTFATGLLVQDFVVYCAGAVFAGAGFGIAQHYRFAAAEAATPAYRPRAIALVMAGPVLSAIFGPEIVKHTNQLFLPYMFLGTYMVMALLPLACMVLLAGLRLPPPPPKPKVATPVGEIIRRPAFVAAAVAGLVAYGTMNLAMTATPLEMMLCGFTVSASATVIQAHAVAMFAPGFVTGHLIARFGVMRIITTGAGLTAASVAVALTGQSFWHFSTGLALLGVGWNFMFVGATTLLATSYAPEERVRAQAANDFIVFGTVACTAFLSGFLHARFGWSILNLTLLPPLVAALALLAWQRARAAKVAAA from the coding sequence GTGAGCGACATCGAAGACCGCGCCATGAAGGCCACCGTGTGGCGGCTCTTCTTCTGCCAGGCGCTGATGAACGCCACCATGATCGGCCAGGTGGCGATGGGCGCGCTCATCGGCCATTCCCTCTCGGGCGACGCCGCGCTCGCCACCCTGCCCATGGCCGTGCAGATGACGGCGGTGATGGCCATTTCCATCCCGGCCTCCTTCGTCTTCAGCCGTTATGGCCGCCGCACGGGCTTCTTCCTGGGTGCGGTGCTGTCCATCCTGGGCTCCGTCACCTTCGCCACCGGGCTGCTGGTGCAGGATTTCGTGGTCTATTGCGCGGGCGCGGTCTTCGCGGGCGCGGGCTTCGGCATCGCCCAGCATTACCGCTTCGCCGCCGCCGAGGCCGCCACCCCCGCCTATCGCCCCCGCGCCATCGCGCTGGTCATGGCCGGGCCCGTGCTGTCCGCGATCTTCGGCCCCGAGATCGTGAAGCACACCAACCAGCTCTTCCTGCCCTACATGTTCCTGGGCACCTACATGGTCATGGCGCTGCTGCCGCTCGCCTGCATGGTGCTTCTGGCGGGGCTGCGCCTGCCGCCGCCGCCGCCCAAGCCCAAGGTGGCGACCCCGGTGGGCGAGATCATCCGCCGCCCCGCCTTCGTGGCCGCCGCCGTGGCGGGGCTGGTGGCCTATGGCACCATGAACCTCGCCATGACGGCCACGCCGCTGGAGATGATGCTCTGCGGCTTCACGGTCAGCGCGTCGGCCACCGTCATCCAGGCGCATGCGGTGGCGATGTTCGCGCCGGGCTTCGTCACCGGCCACCTCATCGCCCGCTTCGGCGTGATGCGCATCATCACCACCGGTGCGGGGCTGACGGCCGCCAGCGTGGCCGTAGCACTCACGGGGCAGAGCTTCTGGCATTTCTCCACCGGCCTCGCCCTGCTGGGCGTGGGGTGGAACTTCATGTTCGTGGGCGCCACCACCCTGCTCGCCACCAGCTACGCGCCCGAGGAGAGGGTGCGGGCCCAGGCCGCCAATGACTTCATCGTCTTCGGCACCGTGGCCTGCACGGCCTTCCTTTCGGGCTTCCTCCATGCCCGGTTCGGCTGGTCCATCCTGAACCTGACCTTGCTGCCGCCGCTGGTGGCGGCGCTGGCGCTGCTGGCCTGGCAGAGGGCGCGGGCGGCGAAGGTGGCGGCGGCCTGA
- the ada gene encoding bifunctional DNA-binding transcriptional regulator/O6-methylguanine-DNA methyltransferase Ada, with product MDSIAPNLDDLRWQAVLGRDAAPACGDFLYAVTTQGVFCRPGCPARPPLRRNTRFFACVATAEAAGFRACKRCDPKGDRAALHRDAVAAACALIEASETIPSLEALAARAGYARHHFLRMFREVTGVTPRSFAESVRGRRLQAALAGGARVADAVAEAGFGSESRVYGRPALGMTPGAARRGARGEVISIARAESVMGPLLVGATARGVCFIGFAEPFEALEGDLRRRFPHATLQEDPALAETVAAIAAHLREPAAALHLPLDIRGTAFQRRVWEALQAIPSGETRSYAGLAAEMGAPAATRAVARACAQNPLAPIIPCHRVVAKDGNLTGYRWGLAAKKRLLAGEGAATPER from the coding sequence ATGGACAGCATTGCCCCCAACCTCGACGATCTCCGCTGGCAGGCGGTGCTGGGGCGGGACGCCGCGCCCGCCTGCGGGGATTTCCTTTACGCCGTCACCACCCAGGGCGTCTTTTGCCGGCCGGGCTGCCCGGCGCGGCCGCCCTTGCGGCGCAACACCCGCTTCTTCGCCTGCGTCGCCACCGCCGAGGCCGCGGGCTTCCGCGCCTGCAAGCGCTGCGACCCCAAGGGGGACCGCGCCGCCTTGCACCGCGACGCGGTCGCCGCCGCCTGCGCGCTGATCGAGGCGTCCGAGACCATCCCGAGTCTGGAGGCGCTGGCCGCCCGCGCCGGCTATGCCCGCCACCATTTCCTGCGGATGTTCCGCGAGGTGACGGGCGTCACGCCGCGTTCCTTCGCCGAATCCGTGCGCGGGCGGCGCTTGCAGGCGGCCTTGGCCGGGGGTGCCAGGGTGGCCGATGCGGTGGCCGAGGCGGGGTTCGGCAGCGAAAGCCGCGTCTACGGGCGGCCCGCGCTGGGCATGACGCCGGGTGCGGCGCGCCGGGGCGCGCGGGGGGAGGTGATCTCCATCGCCCGCGCGGAGTCGGTCATGGGGCCGCTGCTGGTGGGCGCGACCGCGCGCGGCGTCTGCTTCATCGGCTTCGCGGAACCCTTCGAGGCGCTGGAGGGCGATTTGCGCCGCCGCTTCCCCCACGCGACCTTGCAAGAAGACCCTGCACTGGCGGAGACGGTGGCCGCCATCGCGGCGCATCTGCGCGAACCCGCGGCGGCGCTGCACCTTCCATTGGACATCCGCGGCACCGCCTTCCAGCGGCGGGTGTGGGAGGCGTTGCAGGCCATCCCCTCTGGCGAGACGCGCAGCTATGCGGGGCTGGCGGCCGAGATGGGCGCGCCGGCGGCCACGCGCGCCGTGGCCCGGGCCTGCGCGCAGAACCCGCTGGCGCCGATCATTCCCTGCCACCGGGTGGTGGCGAAGGATGGGAACCTGACGGGCTATCGCTGGGGGTTGGCGGCGAAGAAGCGGCTGCTGGCGGGGGAGGGGGCGGCAACGCCGGAGCGGTGA